GACATCGCCGCCCGGGGCGCCGCCACGGTGGAGGATGCGCTGCGCGGCGTCCCCGGGGTCTCGGTCGCCAGCAGCGGCGCCAATTTCACCCAAATCCGCATTCGCGGCGGCGAGGCGCGCCAGACCCTAATCCTGATCGACGGGGTGGAGGCGGGGGGCGGGTCGGGCGATTACGTCCTCTCGAACCTTCCCATCGCCGGGATCGCGCGGATCGAGGTTCTGCGCGGCCCGCAATCGACCTTCTACGGCGCCGATGCCGCATCCGGGGTGATCAACATCATCACCGATCGCGGCGCGCCGGGCCTGCACCATGGCGCCACGATCGAGGTCGGGAACGGCCTCTCCGCCTCCGGCACGGTCAGCCAGCGCAGCGCCGGGGGCGGGCTGTCGCTGAACCTTTCGCGCGTGGACGATCGGGGGTTCGATCAGTCCGGCGATGGCGGGGAACGCGACGGCCTGCACCGCCGGACGGCGCATCTGGCGGGCGATTGGCAGGCCACCGATGCACTGCGCCTTGGCGCCGCGCTGCGCTGGTCGGACGAAGATTTCGATTATGACCGCGAGGATTACGGCTACGATCCCCTCACCTTCGCGCCCACGGTCACGGATGCCGCCGGTTTCGTCGATGACGATCCGAGCCTGCGGGGCCAGCGGCGGGAAACGCAAACCGCCCTCTGGGGCGAGCTTTCGGCGCTGGACGGGCAGCTTCTGCACCGGATCGACATCCGGGATTCGGTCTATCGGCAGGCATCCGAGGGGACGGAGACGACGCGCGGGGAAACGCAGGCGGCGCGCTACCGCCTCAGCTATGGTCTGGATGTCGTTTTTCACAAATAAGTTCAGCAGCCTGTCACAGACGGTTCAGTGAACGGCCGCAGCGTCGAAGCAGCCGTTCGCGCAGACCGCCGCGAACGGCTTGAAGGAGCCCTAAGCCGTCACTCGAGGGGAGCGTGTGTTGGCTTCCACATGGCGATCCGAGTTGTCATGTCTAGGAACGTTGCATGGCGATCAAGGATGGCCTGTAGGCTCGGCCCAATCCGACTTTCATGCATCTCTGCATAACCGAGCTTCCTATACCAAGGGGCGTTCCACCTCGGGATACGGAAGGTAGCTAAACATGTCCCCGAAACGCCAGCGGCATAAGCGTAGTCCTCTGCCCATCCAAGCAACCGCTGCCCGATGCCTTTGCCTGACATCCCGTCATCGACCATAAGGCTTGCAATGTAGAGCATGTCATCAAGCGGCTGCACGATGATATAGCCTGCTCGGCGTCCGGCGTGCTCGGCCACCATTGTAGTCCCGGTTCTGAAACGTTCGGGGTTAATCGCTGGAGCCGCCGCAAATTTTTCGTAGCCTTTCAGTGAAAGGTAGCGCCGATGCGCTGCACGCTCCAGTTGGCACAGGTCATCAATTTCGGCCTCGTCGTAGGATCGAAGAAGAGTGCGAGTATTGTTCATGGTCATGATCATTGCATGGCCAACGCCTTAGGCGTGGTCTTTCCCGGACCTAATCCACACACATGCAAAAGCACGCTGCGAGGCTAGATGGTGGAACAGGGCGGGTACTCATGATGGTGGTCGTCGCAGTCCAGACCTCGCGACGCCGGGCGGCGACTGATTTACCCGGCGCCGTTCATACCGAGGCCGTCATCATGGCCAAAAAGAGATGTTTTATCGCGACCCATCATGACCATCGCTTACCCGGGGAGCCGTATTTGGACAAGTGAAGCTTCTGTAACGAGCGGCAGCTTTCAGCGCGGGACAAAAACGGTCGTTTCTGCACACCTAGAAGACATATGTTCAGAAACTAGTGTCGTTTTCCACAAATAAATTCAGCATTCTGTCGTAAGGTGCTCAGTGAACACCCGCAGCACAAAAAGCTATCGTTCAGGCAGATTTCGACAAAAGCTGGATCGAGCCCAATTTACCAGATGCTGTGCTACGCGCGAATGACGGCTCCGGTGGAGCGCTACAATCGCTGCGTGGTGTCCGTTTGGGTCCAGACCTGACCATGGCGGCGCTGTTATAGGCCGCAGACGACCCGTGTGCGCTGCTGGATGCGCCTCACTCAGCTGTCCCATCATGGTGATTGTCATGGCAATGCCGTGTTTTGCCGGTCTATGGGCTTTCAGATTCAGAACCCCGTGCTGAAAGACGCTGAGTAACCGGCCGGGGCGGCTCGCAGCCGCCCCGTGTCTCAAGCTCACTCAGCCGGAACGGCATCGGGCTCTCGAAGGGCCGCCGTCGCGATAAGGGCGATGACCACCAGCGCGGCGGCGATGAGAAACATTCCCGAAAGGCCCGTCAGCGACAGCAGCGTCGACCCGATAGCGGCGCCGAAGCCGATTGAGCCATTGAACAGCGCTACATAGATCGCCGAGGCCTGAAGGGCGTCTTCGCCAGCCTCCTTGAGCACCCAGGTCTGGAGGCCGACCAGGATCGCAGCGAACGCGCCGCCCCATAAAACGAGCGCCATTGCAGTGCCGACCAAGCCCAAGACGTCTCCGACCAACGCAAGCGCGCCGAGAGAGATGCAGGCGGAAAGCAGGGCCATGGTGACCACCGTTTTGAGCCGCGTGTCGATCAAGGCGCCAGTCAGGAAATTGGCCGCCACCCCCGCCAGTCCGAAAAGGAATAGCAGTGGCGCGACCCATCCAGCCGCCAAGCCGATTTCGCTCGACAGGAACGGCTCGATGTACGTGAACGCTATGAAGTGTGCCGTGATCGCGAAGAGGGTCGCCACGAAGATGCGCTGAAACGCAGGGATCGCCAGAATGCGCCAGAGCGAGCGGACCCCGACACGTCCCGATCCGGAAACATCCGGGACGGTCATCCTCAGAGCCGCAGCGACAAGAACGGACAGCACGCCGATGGCCAGAAATGCCGTTCTCCAGCCGTGTTCCAGCCCGATGAAACTCGCCAGCGGCACACCCAGAACACTGGCGACCGAAACCCCGCCGAATATGATCGAAGTGGCCACGCCGACCTGTCGTGCAGGGACAAGCTGCGCGCCGAGGGTTCCGATCATGGCCCAAAAGGCGCCGTGCGCCAAAGCGCCTAGGATACGCGCGCCCATGAGCCACGAAAAGGACTCCGCGAAGCCTGCACAGACCCCGGATCCCCCCAGGATCATCATGAGACCCACCAGCATCGGGCGTCGCGGGGCCGCTCCCAGCCAGACCGCTGATGCGAGCGCAGCCGCGACTGCGATCCAGGCGTAGAGCGTCACGGCCAAGCCGGCCGTCGCGGTCGTCACGCCGAGATCGCCGGCGATCAGAGAGAGCAGGCCGATCGGAGCGAGTTCGGCGGTCACGATGGAAAAGCTGCCGACACCGAGGGCCGCGACGGCGAACCAGTCACGCGGCGATGCGCGGTCAATGTGATTTATCATTTGGAAACTCCTGAGCGCAGGGTCATTCAGGCGCCTCCGCGAAGGCCTTCTTCGCGGAAGTCATGGCGTTCATGGCGGCCGGAACCCCGGCATACACGGCCACTTGGTAGACGATCTCAACGATCTCCTGGCGCGAGACCCCAGTGTTCATCGCCGCGCGCATGTGGAAGTCGAGCTGGCCGGGGGCTGTCCCCATCGAGGCCAGCATCGCGACGGTCAGCATCTCCCGCGTCTTCAGGTCGATGCCCGGCCTCGACACCACGTCCGCGAAGGCGAAGCCCAGAATGATCTCGGTCGCATCGCTGTCGAAGTCAGTGAGATTTGCGTCCACGCGGTCGGGCGCACCCGCTTCCAGCCGCTCCAGAAGGGCCAGCGCGGCAGCCCGGCGGCCGGCAGGCATACCTGTCATGCGTTCACTCCCTTCATGCCTTCCGGCGTGTAGCGTTCCCCGACGATGGGGAGCTGCGAGATCGCCTCTTCGAGGCGCCGGCAGTCCGCATCTTCCATCGCGACCTCTACGGCGCCGACGTTGTCTTCGAGATAAGCGCGCCGCTTGGTTCCCGGGATAGGCACGATGTCGTCGCCTTTGGCCAAGAGCCAGGCCAGCGAGAGCTGAGCAGGAGTGCAGGATTTCTCGGCCGCCATCTCCCCGATGACGTCGGCGATGCGACGGTTCTGGCCCATCGCCTCGTCCGCAAAGCGCGGCAACCCAGAGCGGAAGTCGCCTTTTCCGAACTCTGCGGACGACTGGAACCGCCCCGTCAGGAAGCCGCGGCCGAGCGGGGAGTAGGGCACGAAGCCGATCCCCAACTCGCGGCATGTCGGGAGGATCTCCGCCTCGACGCCGCGAGACCACAGGGAGTACTCCGTTTGCACAGCCGTCACCGGATGCACAGCATGGGCGCGGCGCAGCGTTTCGGCACTGACCTCGCATAGACCGATGCGCGCGATCTTTCCGTCCTCGACCAGCCGTGCGAGCCCCTCCATCGTCTCCTCGATCGGCTGATCGGTATTGACGCGGTGGACGTAGTAGAGATCGATCTGCTCGATCCCGAGACGCCGCAATGAGGCTTCGCAGGCCGTCCGGGCGTAGTCCGGCGCGTTGTCAAGGCTGCGCTTGTATTCGCCGGGACGCCGGACGATTCCGAACTTGGTGGCAACCCGCACATCGGCACCGGTCTCGCGCAGGAAGGCCCCGATCAGCTCTTCGTTGTGGTGGGGTCCGTACATGTCGGCCGTGTCGAGAAAGTCGATTCCCAGATCGACCGCGCGGGACAGGACCTCCATTGACTCGGTGTCGTCGCGAGGGCCGTAGAACTCGCTCATCCCCATGCAACCCAGACCGATTGCCGAGACCTTGAAGTCCCGCCCAAGGGCACGCTTTCTCATGATATTCTCCTTGTTCGTGCAACCTGATACATGGCACACGGGAAGAATGGAAAATGTAGCCAATTGAGAGAACATGATTTCCATTTCCGGAAATCGACCCCGACGGCCGATCATCTGGGACGACGTTCGTGCGTTCCTTGCAGTGGCCCGGCACGGGACGCTGACCGCTGCGGCCGACGCGCTCGGCATCGGCATCGCAACGCTGTCGCGCCGGGTAGATCGCCTGGAAGACGCACTTGGCATTCCGCTGTTCGTGCGTCAGCAATCGGGTTATCAGCTTACCGAGGAAGGCAGCGAGTTGCTCGATCGCGGAGAGGCAGTCGAACAAGCCGCGCTCGCCTTCGAGAGTACTGGAGGCCGGGAGCCCCAACTGACCGGACGGGTTCGCCTCGCCACGGCCGAAAACCTTGCTAACGGGTTGATCCTACCCGCACTGCCGAAGTTCCGACGCCTCCATCCCAGGCTCATGGTGGAAGTGGTCACCGACATCGTAACCGTGAACGTCCACCGCCGTGACGCGGATCTTGCCGTTCGCATGGTCAAGCCCGAACGCGGCAACGTGACGATCAAGCGCCTCGGGACCTTGGGCTACGGCCTCTATGCCGCGCCGTCCTATGTCGAGACACGCAGCGTTGACACCCACGGGGGTGCCTATGAGGGCGACGAGATTATCACCTGGGGCGACGCCCACTCACACCTGCCGGCGGCCCAGTGGGTCGAACGGGTTCTTCGGGGTCGGCAGCCGGCTCTGACGACCACGTCGCTCTCTACCCAAGTGGCGGCGACACGGGCCGGGCTGGGCATGGCGGTGCTTCCCCATTTTCTCGCACGGGATGCGGGCCTTGAGTGTCTGGAGAGCGATATCGGGATCGATCAGCCGATCTACTTAGTGATGCAATCGAACTTGGCGCAATCTCCACGCATCCGAACGCTGGCGGACTTTCTGGTCGAGATTGTGTCCGCCAACCGGACACGTCTGCGCGGATACTGACCAGGCCGTTCCCGGCGCATCACGGTCTCACCGCCGCGGCCGCGGGTACCGCGCTCTGCTGCATTCCGAATTTGAAAAACACATTTGCAAAATTTTCCAAAGATTCCGCAGGCGGAAATCTGGAGTCTCCAAGATGCGTTGGCCGGGCAATGGGCCTCCGGGGACAGCAGCGTAGGCGTAGGCGTAGCGAATTCACACTATCGTCCTGATAGCTGCCAGCGGACCTAATCCGGGTCTGCGTCCGCTTTGGTATTTCCTGTATCCAGCGCCCTGTATATGGTCATGCGCGAAACCCCCAGGTCTCGGGCAATCTGGGCTTTGGATGTGCCCGCTGCAGCCTGTCTCTGAATTTCAGCGTCATCGACCTTCTTCTGACGCCCCTTGTAGATCCCCTTGCCCTTCGCGGCCTCGATCCCTGTGCGTTGGCGGTCGCGAATGAACTTCAGCTCCATGTCGGCGACCATGCCGAGGACAGTGATCACCATGCGCCCCATGTCGCCCGCCGTCGTCACCTCGGGTTCAAGGATACGTAACGACGCGCCCTTCGCATCCAACTCATGCACCAGATTCAGAACGTCTCGGGTGGACCGCCCAAGGCGGTCGAGGCGATGAACGACCAACTCGTCACCTGCACGCAAAAACTCCAGGACGGTTGCCAGTTCGGTGCGACCGTCACGGGACGCTCCGGAGCCGGTTTCGGCGCGGAGAATTTCACACCCTGCCGCCTTAAGTTTGGCTTTCTGGATCTCAAGGTCCTGACTTGTTGAGCTGACGCGGGCGTAACCGATCTTGGGCATGGAGAAATGTCACTTTAGGGTGGCTATATTCCTGATACTGTCACAATGACTGTTGCGCCACTCATTTGTGACATTTCAAGCTGTCACATCGGTATGTCTCCTATGAGTGTGCCCAAATGTTGCGATCTCGGTTGAAAAGCCCACGCATATCTCTGCCGGCCTTCCGGCGTGGCTATCCACTCTTCGAACTCCGCCCATAACCGCGCAAGATTCCGTCGGCGGCGTTCTTCGAACATGCGCAAATCGTCTATCGACATTCCGAGGCCGACGGACAGGCGCTCCAGCACGTCCTCTGTCGGCCGAATGAAAGAGCGTGCCTCTTCGTCGTAATGCGCAATGTTCAGGGCGTAAAAGCAGAAACTCTCGAAGGGAACGCCATAACAGCGGGCAAGACTTTGGACGTATTGACGCAGAGTATCGACCTCCCCCGGTGGCGGGTGCAGCGGCCAGGTCGGTTCTGGCTTCATGCTCGAAGCTCCCGTTCCATCATCTGCCGCCGGTGGGAGGGTGCTTGGAAAAAACAGTTCATCAAGTCGCATTCCTCAATGCGTTCCCGCCCCTCCATCAGCGCATGTGCTGTTGCGCTCGAAAGAAGCTGGTGCATTTCCCCGATCAGGCCCTCCGATCGCTCCACGATCAGCCTGCGCAACGCGGGCAGGCCGAGACCGGACGGCTCACGCAGAGGGATCACCGTTTCAAAGCTGGCCAGCAGGCGTCCGGTCTCGGAATCGTCACCCCATCTCGATAGCAAAAATGGCTGGAAGCGGTTTTCGAGCTGGTCGTCCAACCGGAGGGCCAACCACGCATCCTTGGTCCCAAGCGCGACGATGGGGATTGACCTGCCCCCCGCGAAATCCCTCACCTTAATGTAGAGTCTGCGCCAACTCTGAAGGAGCAGACTTATGAGAAAGAGCCGTTTCACCGAGGCGCAGATCATCGGAATGATCAAGGAGCAGGAGGCCGGGATGCCGACTGCGGAAGTGTGCCGTAGGCATGGGCTGAGCACTGCGACGTTCTACAAGCTGAAGGCCAAGTATGGCGGCATGGAGGTGTCCGAGGCTGCCAGGCTAAAGGCCCTTGAGGACGAGAATGCCAAGCTGAAGCGCCTGCTTGCGGACACCATGCTGGACAATGTCGTGTTGAAAGACCTGCTGGGAAAGAACTGACGACATTGACGAAGCGGCGAGATGCGGCGCTCCGGGTGATGCGGGATCATGACATCTCGCAGCGCCGGGCCTGTAGGCTGGTTGGTGTCGATCCCAAGACCGTTCGGCGTGAACGCCCGCCGGACAGTGCCGATATCCGCCAAGAGATGCAGGAGATCGCCGGCAAGCGGCGTCGGTTCGGGTATCGCCGGATCGGGGTCCTGCTGGAACGCAAGGGCATGATCATGAACCACAAGAAGCTGTATCGCATCTATCGCGAGGAAGGGCTTTCGGTGAAACGACGGCGAGGCCTGAAACGGGCGCGCGGCACGAGGACGCCGATGCCGGTTGCCGCGTGGCCCAACGCGCGCTGGTCGTTGGACTTCGTGTCCGACAGCTTTGGCGCGTCGCGGAAGTTCCGGATCCTGGCGGTGATTGATGACTGCACCCGGGAATGCCTGTGCCTCGTCGCGGACACCAGCCTGTCAGGGGCGCGTGTCGCCCGGGAACTCAGCTCCCTGATCCGGATTTACGGCAAGCCGGGTTGCATCGTCAGTGACAATGGCACCGAGTTCACCAGTCGGGCCATCCTCAAATGGGCCGACGAGAACGAGGTGCCGTGGCACTACATCGACCCAGGCAAGCCCCAGCAGAATGCCTTCGTCGAAAGCTTCAATGGCAGCCTGCGGGACGAGCTACTCAACGAAGAAATCTTCGACAGCTTGGACGACGCACGGCGAAAGCTGGCGCTCTGGCGCTACGACTACAACACGATCAGGCCACACTCGTCCCTGGCCAACCAGACGCCGCAGCAAGCGCGCCGGACGCTTGAGCAATTTGAGGGCTTCGCGCCCGGCGCGCTTGCGAAAGATGACCAAGCCGAATACCGAAATCCAAACTGCAGACTCTCGTTATGAATGAGGGACCAGTGGGATGCAGGTCAGGATGCGAAGCTCATTTCCCAGATATCGGATAAGCCCCAGAATCTCGCGCTGCCGCGATGACGGGCCGCAGAGCAGGTTGTGCAACTCATCTATGAGAAGAAGCCGCACACCGCAGGCCTGCATAAGGTTCAGCGTCACAGCGTTTCGCCGATCCGTCTGCCGCAACTTCCCGAAAGGTGATCCCAATGCATCGAGCAATTGTGCGTAGAACCGTGGTGTCGTAACGTCCGGCATCATCTGGACCGCGAGGACCGGAAAAATGTGTCGGTCCCTTTCTTCCGAACTTAGCCGGGGGTGCTGGCGCTGGAATTTCTCGGCAATGGTCGATTTGCCGTTGTTGCTCGGCCCGACGATCAGCATGTTCTGCGGTCGGACACGGCCGGGTTGCGTCGCAATCAGCATCCCCATGCGTTTTAGGGCATCTTGTGCCCGGGAATAGCCGATCCAGCGGTCGGTCGCGAGAAAACCGAGCCGCTCGACTGCGGGCATTTCCGCGATGCGCCGGGCTTCTGGCCGAAGATGCTCCATCGTCGCTACCACTCCTCTATATCTGTGAATGGTCGCGGCGGACCGTCGGGTTCGTTGCGCAAGAGCTCCGCCGGGTCTGCCGCCTGCGATCTGGATACCGATGGAGACTGCCAATCCAGCACCGGCCGCGACCGACGGCGGCGGGCGCTCTTGGAAAGCCGGGCCGCGTTGCGCTCAATCTCCTGCATTTCCTCGAATGCGGCGAAAATGGCGTCCTCGTCCACGGTCGCCGCATTGCGTTCCTGGGCACGTCGCCGCGCTGCCCGATGTTCCCAGAGCGTGATCGACGGTCGGGAGAGTGTGCGATACGGCACTTCAAGCCAGGAACCGTCGAACGGGTCGAGAACATATACACGCGAGAGGTCTCGTGGGTCGCGGCGCAGGATCAGATGTCCCTCCGTCCGAACGTCGCGCGAGACGATCCACGGTTTCAGGGCGTTCGAGAAATAGCGGATATGATCTACGGTGAATCCATCGCGTTGCAACGTCCTACGCAGAACCGGGAGGAAATCGATCAGATAGCTGCGCATGTCACGCGGGATGGCGATGCTGCCGCCAGATCGGCTCAAGGCCACGAAACCTTCCTCCAGCCGGGCAAGAGGTGTGGCCCCGTCCAACCCACGATGCCCGGACAGGTGATAGTCTTTGCAAATCGCAACCGTCAGCCAGCGTTCCAGTTCTTCAAGGGTCAGGCAGGCCTGTCTTTCGCTGTCGTATGTGCCGCGCTGTGCGGTGTTGGAAAATGTCGTGCCCGGCAACTGGTGAATGCGCCGCATGAGGGTGCCGATCACACGCTCTACAATGCCACCGAACTGAGGTTGCCCTGGCGGTCGCCAGTCGATCTCAATGCCATGTTGCGCGCACCCGCGCTCGAAAGCCTGCGAGTGGAACTCGCCGGCATTGTCCACGCCAATCTTCTTTGGCTTTCCCGCAATCGGCCACTCCACATCCGTGACGCCGCGCGCGGTCATCCAGGTTTTCTTACCGTCGGCGACGTGGGCGAGGCACAGGCCGACGCTCGCGGCGGAAGGGGGATCAAGGCTAAGATGGAAGCCCGCGATCATCCGGCTCATCACGTCGATCGCAACCGTCAGATATGGTCGCCCGATTGGCAGACGCTCGAACGGATCGACCAAAATGACATCGACCGGCGTGTGATCAATCTGCACGACGTCGAGCGGGTATTTCGGGATCGGGGGCGCGCCGAGGATCGGCTTTGTTCCCGGATCACTTTCGCGGAGCCGTGACGCGACACCCTTGTCGATCCGGTTAACCCGTCGCCTGATCGTGGCTTCGCTCGGAGGCGAAATGCCCGCCTTGCGGCACTCGACCTGAACCACCCTCACGATTTCCGAGGGGCGCGCTTTCTGCCGTTTGAGATAGCGGCCTTCGATGACATGACCGATGATCGCTTCCCGATCCCCCGCGATCCGCGTCTTGCGCGGAGCACCGCGGCCATCGCGCGGCAAGAGCGCCGTGACCGCGCCGTTTTCTTCACGAAGCCGGCGGATCAGCCTGTAAGCCCAACGTTCGGAAATTTTCAGATCAATCGCTGCAGAGCGGACAAGATGCGCTGGTGCTTCATGGAGCGCGGCAAGTGGCCGAAGCAGAACCGCCCGTTCCTCGGCTTTCCGCCATACGTCTTTCGGAACGGATTCCAGATCCATGACCGATCCTGCCTCCTGCAACGCGCTGAACCGGTGTCTGACGGTCTTGCAACGCACCGAACTGTCTGGTGATCAGTATTGAAGTCTTTTGTGACAAGCGCGTGTCAATGAAAACAATGGCCAGTGCTGAACCTATTTATGAAAAACGACACTGTTCGATCTGGGCGGTGCCCTGTCCATCCCCGGCACGCCGCAACTGAGCGACGATCACGTTGCCCGGCTGGAGCGTATGGTGGACGAATGGAACGCCGCCCTGCCCCCGCTGAAGGAGTTCATCCTGCCCGGCGGCTCCCCCGGCATCGCCGCCTTGCACGTCGCCCGCACCGTCTGCCGCAGGGCCGAACGGCGCCTTCTGACCGCCGGGGGGATCGGGCCGGGAATGGTCTATCTGAACCGCCTGTCCGACCTCCTCTTCGTCGCCGCGCGCACCGCCGCCCGCCTGCAAGGCATACCGGAGCGCATATGGGACCGGACGCGCAGCCTGCCCTAGGCCCAGCGCGAAAAATGCATCTTGTTCTTCATCCGAGAAATGCGGTAGACGGACCGAGTCGGAGAGGTGGCCGAGTGGTCGAAGGCGCACGCCTGGAAAGTGTGTAGGCGGGGAACCGTCTCGAGGGTTCGAATCCCTCTCTCTCCGCCACAATCAGCCCAAGACGATCGCACCCGGCATCCCCGCGCAAACCTCCGGCAGGAATATGCCCGATCGGTGACGGGATCGCTGCAACGATCCCCAAGATGGTCTAGATCATAGGCAACCGATCCGGAGATTGCCCATGACCGACCTGACCCCTGCCTTCACGCCGGTCGCATCCTTTGGGGGCGGCCTTCTGATCGGGCTGGGGGCCGTGCTTCTGATGCTTGGGCTTGGCCGGATCTTCGGGGCGACGGGCATCCTGTCGGCCATGGTCTTCGCCGAGAACCGAGCGGAGCTTGGCTGGCGCCTCGCCCTCATCGCCGGGATGATCCTTGCCCCCGGCCTGATCTATGCCGTCACTGGGCGGATGCCGACGCTGACGGTGCCGATCGGTCCGGGGATGATCGTCGTCGGGGGCGTGATCGTGGGCTTCGGGGCCAGCCTCGGATCGGGCTGCACCTCGGGGCATGGGGTATGCGGGCTGTCGCGGCTGTCGGTCCGCTCGATGGTAGCGGTGCCGACCTTCATGGCGACGGCCGCGATCACCGTCTTCCTCGTCCGCCATGTCTTCGGGGGCTGATCCATGAAACACCTCTTCGCATTGCTTACGGGGATCGTCTTCGGGGCGGGCAT
This DNA window, taken from Falsirhodobacter algicola, encodes the following:
- a CDS encoding TonB-dependent receptor → MPILRRLIVGTALAPIPLAAAAQDAIPLGEIVVSAGLTPAPAEGYGRASTVLTAADIAARGAATVEDALRGVPGVSVASSGANFTQIRIRGGEARQTLILIDGVEAGGGSGDYVLSNLPIAGIARIEVLRGPQSTFYGADAASGVINIITDRGAPGLHHGATIEVGNGLSASGTVSQRSAGGGLSLNLSRVDDRGFDQSGDGGERDGLHRRTAHLAGDWQATDALRLGAALRWSDEDFDYDREDYGYDPLTFAPTVTDAAGFVDDDPSLRGQRRETQTALWGELSALDGQLLHRIDIRDSVYRQASEGTETTRGETQAARYRLSYGLDVVFHK
- a CDS encoding GNAT family N-acetyltransferase, translating into MNNTRTLLRSYDEAEIDDLCQLERAAHRRYLSLKGYEKFAAAPAINPERFRTGTTMVAEHAGRRAGYIIVQPLDDMLYIASLMVDDGMSGKGIGQRLLGWAEDYAYAAGVSGTCLATFRIPRWNAPWYRKLGYAEMHESRIGPSLQAILDRHATFLDMTTRIAMWKPTHAPLE
- a CDS encoding MFS transporter is translated as MINHIDRASPRDWFAVAALGVGSFSIVTAELAPIGLLSLIAGDLGVTTATAGLAVTLYAWIAVAAALASAVWLGAAPRRPMLVGLMMILGGSGVCAGFAESFSWLMGARILGALAHGAFWAMIGTLGAQLVPARQVGVATSIIFGGVSVASVLGVPLASFIGLEHGWRTAFLAIGVLSVLVAAALRMTVPDVSGSGRVGVRSLWRILAIPAFQRIFVATLFAITAHFIAFTYIEPFLSSEIGLAAGWVAPLLFLFGLAGVAANFLTGALIDTRLKTVVTMALLSACISLGALALVGDVLGLVGTAMALVLWGGAFAAILVGLQTWVLKEAGEDALQASAIYVALFNGSIGFGAAIGSTLLSLTGLSGMFLIAAALVVIALIATAALREPDAVPAE
- a CDS encoding carboxymuconolactone decarboxylase family protein — translated: MTGMPAGRRAAALALLERLEAGAPDRVDANLTDFDSDATEIILGFAFADVVSRPGIDLKTREMLTVAMLASMGTAPGQLDFHMRAAMNTGVSRQEIVEIVYQVAVYAGVPAAMNAMTSAKKAFAEAPE
- a CDS encoding aldo/keto reductase, whose amino-acid sequence is MRKRALGRDFKVSAIGLGCMGMSEFYGPRDDTESMEVLSRAVDLGIDFLDTADMYGPHHNEELIGAFLRETGADVRVATKFGIVRRPGEYKRSLDNAPDYARTACEASLRRLGIEQIDLYYVHRVNTDQPIEETMEGLARLVEDGKIARIGLCEVSAETLRRAHAVHPVTAVQTEYSLWSRGVEAEILPTCRELGIGFVPYSPLGRGFLTGRFQSSAEFGKGDFRSGLPRFADEAMGQNRRIADVIGEMAAEKSCTPAQLSLAWLLAKGDDIVPIPGTKRRAYLEDNVGAVEVAMEDADCRRLEEAISQLPIVGERYTPEGMKGVNA
- a CDS encoding LysR family transcriptional regulator, with the protein product MISISGNRPRRPIIWDDVRAFLAVARHGTLTAAADALGIGIATLSRRVDRLEDALGIPLFVRQQSGYQLTEEGSELLDRGEAVEQAALAFESTGGREPQLTGRVRLATAENLANGLILPALPKFRRLHPRLMVEVVTDIVTVNVHRRDADLAVRMVKPERGNVTIKRLGTLGYGLYAAPSYVETRSVDTHGGAYEGDEIITWGDAHSHLPAAQWVERVLRGRQPALTTTSLSTQVAATRAGLGMAVLPHFLARDAGLECLESDIGIDQPIYLVMQSNLAQSPRIRTLADFLVEIVSANRTRLRGY
- a CDS encoding recombinase family protein; translation: MPKIGYARVSSTSQDLEIQKAKLKAAGCEILRAETGSGASRDGRTELATVLEFLRAGDELVVHRLDRLGRSTRDVLNLVHELDAKGASLRILEPEVTTAGDMGRMVITVLGMVADMELKFIRDRQRTGIEAAKGKGIYKGRQKKVDDAEIQRQAAAGTSKAQIARDLGVSRMTIYRALDTGNTKADADPD
- a CDS encoding TniB family NTP-binding protein, whose amino-acid sequence is MICASVKRLFLISLLLQSWRRLYIKVRDFAGGRSIPIVALGTKDAWLALRLDDQLENRFQPFLLSRWGDDSETGRLLASFETVIPLREPSGLGLPALRRLIVERSEGLIGEMHQLLSSATAHALMEGRERIEECDLMNCFFQAPSHRRQMMERELRA
- a CDS encoding IS3 family transposase (programmed frameshift) is translated as MRKSRFTEAQIIGMIKEQEAGMPTAEVCRRHGLSTATFYKLKAKYGGMEVSEAARLKALEDENAKLKRLLADTMLDNVVLKDLPGKELTTLTKRRDAALRVMRDHDISQRRACRLVGVDPKTVRRERPPDSADIRQEMQEIAGKRRRFGYRRIGVLLERKGMIMNHKKLYRIYREEGLSVKRRRGLKRARGTRTPMPVAAWPNARWSLDFVSDSFGASRKFRILAVIDDCTRECLCLVADTSLSGARVARELSSLIRIYGKPGCIVSDNGTEFTSRAILKWADENEVPWHYIDPGKPQQNAFVESFNGSLRDELLNEEIFDSLDDARRKLALWRYDYNTIRPHSSLANQTPQQARRTLEQFEGFAPGALAKDDQAEYRNPNCRLSL
- a CDS encoding TniB family NTP-binding protein is translated as MEHLRPEARRIAEMPAVERLGFLATDRWIGYSRAQDALKRMGMLIATQPGRVRPQNMLIVGPSNNGKSTIAEKFQRQHPRLSSEERDRHIFPVLAVQMMPDVTTPRFYAQLLDALGSPFGKLRQTDRRNAVTLNLMQACGVRLLLIDELHNLLCGPSSRQREILGLIRYLGNELRILTCIPLVPHS
- a CDS encoding Mu transposase C-terminal domain-containing protein gives rise to the protein MDLESVPKDVWRKAEERAVLLRPLAALHEAPAHLVRSAAIDLKISERWAYRLIRRLREENGAVTALLPRDGRGAPRKTRIAGDREAIIGHVIEGRYLKRQKARPSEIVRVVQVECRKAGISPPSEATIRRRVNRIDKGVASRLRESDPGTKPILGAPPIPKYPLDVVQIDHTPVDVILVDPFERLPIGRPYLTVAIDVMSRMIAGFHLSLDPPSAASVGLCLAHVADGKKTWMTARGVTDVEWPIAGKPKKIGVDNAGEFHSQAFERGCAQHGIEIDWRPPGQPQFGGIVERVIGTLMRRIHQLPGTTFSNTAQRGTYDSERQACLTLEELERWLTVAICKDYHLSGHRGLDGATPLARLEEGFVALSRSGGSIAIPRDMRSYLIDFLPVLRRTLQRDGFTVDHIRYFSNALKPWIVSRDVRTEGHLILRRDPRDLSRVYVLDPFDGSWLEVPYRTLSRPSITLWEHRAARRRAQERNAATVDEDAIFAAFEEMQEIERNAARLSKSARRRRSRPVLDWQSPSVSRSQAADPAELLRNEPDGPPRPFTDIEEW